One genomic segment of Paenibacillus xylanexedens includes these proteins:
- a CDS encoding YheC/YheD family protein yields MQYGILRDEPSLAERLPETQLLEKDTLTKMLLQYPSVVLKPRNGSYGRGILFIKRSGANAYRIQNENNTVTMRDNEQLLEWFEQTIKSDEYIVQKRLQLAQIKHRPFDIRIMVQRKKGSSSTWNVTGSYAKVAAQGYQVTNVNNRPIPVLKALRLARIGDRRLLVRAEQVARLAAKRLGEHYPMLRQVGFDIAIDKKRRIWIIEGNYQPALRPFRLLKDSSMHRRILWYKEH; encoded by the coding sequence TTGCAGTATGGCATTCTGCGCGATGAGCCCTCTCTCGCTGAACGTTTGCCAGAAACACAGTTGCTTGAGAAGGATACGTTAACGAAGATGCTTCTTCAATATCCCAGCGTTGTACTGAAACCTCGTAATGGCAGTTACGGAAGGGGTATCCTGTTCATTAAACGAAGCGGTGCAAATGCTTATCGTATTCAAAATGAAAATAACACAGTCACCATGAGAGACAACGAGCAGTTACTGGAATGGTTCGAACAAACAATCAAAAGTGATGAATATATTGTCCAAAAGCGTCTGCAGCTTGCTCAAATTAAACACAGGCCTTTCGACATTCGGATCATGGTTCAGCGCAAAAAGGGTTCCTCGTCCACTTGGAACGTGACCGGTTCCTATGCTAAAGTCGCTGCACAAGGATACCAAGTCACCAATGTGAATAACCGCCCCATTCCAGTTCTTAAAGCACTGAGACTGGCTCGAATTGGAGATCGGCGCTTACTTGTCAGAGCGGAACAAGTTGCACGATTAGCTGCCAAACGATTGGGAGAGCATTACCCTATGCTTAGACAAGTTGGATTCGATATAGCCATCGACAAGAAACGGCGAATTTGGATTATCGAAGGCAATTATCAACCAGCCTTACGGCCTTTCCGACTTTTAAAAGATTCCTCGATGCACCGCAGAATATTATGGTACAAAGAACATTAA
- a CDS encoding DUF4303 domain-containing protein — MKPMQEIETLAIEIAAAARTSFCTLFENGERYYYCTLYTTGEGHAPSISAWSWEALALESARQAEESDTPVSTIADLIKWSYADSPYCCFQDDHFDDVKQRYNERPFIAELENDDWNRELDVRLSAMELAMKMLDDEGIFALNQLRESVCILVEVMPPDKINTEIALRLNRAESPVLQAWLAEAAE; from the coding sequence ATGAAGCCAATGCAAGAAATAGAGACACTGGCCATAGAGATCGCTGCTGCCGCCAGAACGTCTTTTTGCACTCTTTTTGAAAATGGTGAACGTTACTATTATTGTACGTTATACACTACTGGCGAAGGACATGCGCCAAGCATCTCTGCCTGGTCGTGGGAAGCTTTGGCGTTGGAGTCGGCTAGGCAAGCAGAGGAAAGTGATACGCCGGTCTCCACGATTGCGGATCTCATCAAATGGTCGTATGCGGATTCGCCCTATTGTTGTTTTCAGGATGATCACTTTGACGATGTCAAACAACGATATAACGAGCGTCCTTTCATTGCGGAACTGGAGAATGATGATTGGAATCGCGAGTTGGATGTGAGGTTGAGCGCTATGGAGCTGGCGATGAAAATGCTCGATGATGAAGGCATATTTGCCTTAAATCAACTGCGAGAGTCGGTATGTATCCTTGTTGAAGTCATGCCGCCGGATAAGATCAATACCGAAATTGCTTTACGTTTGAATCGGGCAGAATCTCCGGTGTTGCAAGCATGGTTGGCGGAGGCGGCAGAATAA
- a CDS encoding 50S ribosomal protein L25 — MTTSFQAETRIPLNSSRLKDLRKSGRLPGIVFGRNTENEMIHIPTIEFQKWLKQGASGFIELQFEEKGPLTVLLEDLQRDSVTRDLIHVDFQQVQTNEIMRTKIPVKFNGTPIGTKQGGVVQVQLASIEVEALPRHLPTSIEFDISTMELGETLHVSDATFAPDVTVISEGNESLLSVVKP, encoded by the coding sequence ATGACTACTAGTTTTCAGGCGGAGACCCGCATTCCATTAAATTCTTCTCGACTTAAGGATCTACGTAAATCCGGGCGTTTGCCAGGTATTGTTTTTGGCAGAAATACGGAGAATGAGATGATTCATATTCCAACAATAGAATTTCAAAAGTGGTTGAAGCAAGGAGCGTCTGGTTTTATCGAATTGCAGTTTGAAGAGAAAGGCCCATTGACCGTATTATTGGAAGACCTTCAACGTGATTCGGTTACACGTGATTTGATTCATGTGGATTTTCAACAGGTGCAGACCAATGAGATCATGCGCACTAAAATTCCTGTCAAGTTCAACGGCACACCGATTGGCACAAAACAGGGCGGTGTCGTGCAAGTTCAATTAGCTTCTATTGAAGTGGAGGCATTGCCGAGACACTTGCCAACGTCGATTGAATTTGACATTAGTACTATGGAACTTGGAGAAACGTTACATGTAAGTGATGCAACGTTTGCTCCAGATGTAACGGTGATCTCTGAGGGGAATGAGTCTCTTCTCTCTGTAGTTAAACCTTAA
- a CDS encoding GNAT family N-acetyltransferase produces MTEYRMATPDEREECIDLANYAFHLDFETLIPKGYGKNVDSSAMHKVAVDEEGRLRAQVAVFPEPLTVCGYTLRTGYLGTVSVHPRARGEGHMKVLMDMWLEELRNTCDMVVLYGQRQRYEYFGFTLGGVKLKYIVGEANVRHGLKHVNDTGISFRPFFEIEGAESVALSINTSRLAYVERTVQQLPLIFSSLHQKALGVLDQGKLIGYLIVNETGDEISEFALENEADISRTIKAYMVHSRSDRISIFTPEYDIPLNTTLGNIAEDYVIETSDMYHILDFANVLEAYLTLKFKTTGIVEGEFSAVMDGQPITARVDASGVTVERSAKTDAVVLDKRQAQALLLTQHGRYMAVAAPIGWFPLPIFWYKIDKF; encoded by the coding sequence ATGACTGAATACAGAATGGCAACTCCAGATGAGCGTGAAGAATGTATCGATTTAGCCAACTATGCTTTTCACTTGGATTTTGAAACCCTGATACCCAAAGGGTACGGGAAGAATGTAGATTCTTCTGCCATGCATAAGGTTGCTGTAGATGAGGAAGGTAGGCTGCGCGCGCAGGTAGCTGTTTTTCCAGAGCCTCTGACGGTATGTGGCTATACCCTGCGAACCGGCTATTTGGGTACTGTATCGGTCCATCCACGGGCGCGTGGCGAAGGACATATGAAGGTGCTCATGGACATGTGGCTTGAGGAACTGCGCAATACGTGTGATATGGTTGTATTATATGGTCAGCGGCAGAGATATGAGTATTTTGGCTTCACGCTTGGTGGTGTAAAGCTTAAGTATATTGTGGGAGAGGCCAATGTGCGCCATGGCTTAAAACATGTGAACGACACAGGAATATCCTTCAGGCCGTTCTTCGAGATTGAAGGAGCAGAGTCCGTTGCACTTAGCATCAACACCTCGCGGCTTGCTTATGTTGAACGTACAGTGCAGCAATTGCCGCTTATTTTCAGCAGCCTCCATCAAAAGGCGCTGGGCGTTCTGGATCAAGGTAAACTGATTGGGTATCTAATTGTAAATGAAACAGGCGATGAAATATCTGAATTTGCGTTGGAAAATGAGGCAGATATTTCGCGGACGATTAAGGCTTATATGGTACATAGCAGATCGGATCGTATATCTATATTTACGCCGGAATATGACATTCCGCTGAATACGACACTTGGCAACATTGCGGAAGACTATGTTATTGAGACATCGGATATGTATCATATTCTGGACTTTGCCAATGTATTGGAGGCATATCTGACACTCAAATTCAAAACCACAGGGATAGTGGAGGGAGAATTCTCAGCAGTTATGGACGGTCAGCCGATTACTGCGCGAGTGGATGCGAGTGGTGTGACTGTCGAGCGATCTGCTAAGACCGATGCCGTTGTCCTTGATAAGCGGCAGGCTCAGGCGCTTCTACTTACACAACATGGCCGTTATATGGCAGTTGCTGCGCCCATTGGGTGGTTTCCACTCCCGATATTCTGGTACAAGATCGATAAATTCTGA
- a CDS encoding 5'-nucleotidase C-terminal domain-containing protein, whose amino-acid sequence MFWKKVLGKSTLRVATAALLLTQLLGAAGSVSAAGNDVEVHLIGINDFHGQLDTTSIVGDKKAGTAPILATYLKEAQAKYEHSLLFHNGDSVGASAPASSLDRDEPTMEWMNMMGFDVGSLGNHEFDQGVAALKAQIFGGLDPKEGKVTHAGAKFDYVNANVIETATGKTLIKPYVIKEVGGVKIGFIGLVTKSTPAKVSPSGTAGVRFLSAEEEVEAVNKYAKELQDQGVETIIVLAHDPATTKEGVTTGEAADLAKALPADSPVDVIVAGDNHALANGEVNGKLIVQAYSYGTAFEDIKLMIDPATGDVTEKSATVTTTFQEGVKEDPESLAIIKKSLDKHPELTKPVGTTDGSVTRTDAYNNEAPLGNLIADSMREADFGDKASAADFAFMNPGGIRADLPQGDVTFADLAKIQPFGNTLVKLELTGEQIKTLLQQQWGTNADGTPNTKTLQISGLKYTADFNKPVAERVTGLSLEDGTPIDPAKTYTAVVNNFMAAGGDNYKVLLDAKSSLAGPIDLDVFYQYIVDTYKGGSIEAKNEGRITNLAASTEPTETPVTTEVISRAEFVSALVDMLKLNKVTTAPAFKDVAANAAYADAIAEATHAGFIQGYGGNFYPDRDITREEAATILAKLVKDQATDKDAATIIASFEDGKSVSAYAIKPMAKLIDKGIFAGTDKKSLQPKQGLTTNDAKALIEKAVAAKAS is encoded by the coding sequence ATGTTTTGGAAAAAAGTTTTGGGTAAAAGCACACTGCGTGTAGCTACCGCTGCACTATTACTCACGCAACTATTGGGCGCAGCGGGTTCTGTCTCTGCCGCAGGTAACGATGTAGAAGTACACTTGATTGGAATCAATGATTTCCACGGTCAGTTAGATACCACATCAATCGTGGGTGATAAGAAGGCAGGAACGGCTCCAATTCTAGCAACCTATCTCAAAGAAGCGCAAGCCAAATATGAACACTCCCTACTCTTCCATAATGGAGACTCTGTTGGTGCATCTGCTCCAGCCTCATCTTTGGATCGTGACGAGCCTACCATGGAATGGATGAATATGATGGGCTTTGATGTAGGCTCCTTGGGTAATCATGAATTTGACCAAGGTGTCGCTGCTTTGAAAGCACAAATCTTTGGTGGCCTTGATCCAAAAGAAGGAAAAGTAACGCATGCCGGTGCAAAATTTGATTACGTCAATGCAAACGTGATTGAAACTGCCACAGGAAAAACATTGATTAAGCCGTATGTGATTAAAGAAGTGGGCGGAGTCAAAATTGGATTTATCGGACTAGTGACGAAATCCACACCTGCCAAAGTATCTCCATCTGGGACAGCTGGCGTACGTTTCTTGAGCGCAGAAGAAGAAGTGGAAGCTGTTAATAAATATGCTAAAGAATTGCAAGACCAAGGCGTAGAAACGATCATTGTTTTGGCACATGATCCAGCAACAACCAAAGAAGGCGTAACTACTGGAGAAGCAGCTGATCTGGCAAAAGCTTTACCGGCGGATTCCCCTGTTGACGTTATCGTTGCAGGTGACAATCATGCATTGGCTAACGGTGAAGTGAATGGAAAGTTGATCGTTCAAGCTTATTCCTATGGTACGGCGTTTGAAGATATCAAGTTGATGATTGACCCTGCTACCGGGGATGTAACTGAAAAATCAGCGACTGTTACAACGACTTTCCAAGAGGGTGTAAAAGAAGACCCTGAATCTTTAGCTATTATTAAAAAATCATTGGACAAGCATCCTGAGCTGACGAAGCCAGTAGGTACAACGGATGGTTCTGTTACCCGTACAGATGCTTATAATAACGAAGCCCCTCTAGGCAACCTCATTGCAGATTCAATGCGTGAAGCAGACTTTGGGGATAAGGCAAGTGCTGCTGACTTTGCATTTATGAATCCAGGCGGTATTCGTGCGGATCTGCCACAAGGCGATGTGACCTTTGCTGATCTTGCCAAAATCCAACCGTTCGGTAACACTCTAGTGAAGCTGGAACTGACTGGCGAACAAATTAAAACTTTGTTGCAACAACAATGGGGTACCAACGCTGACGGTACACCTAATACCAAAACACTTCAAATCTCTGGTTTGAAATACACTGCAGATTTCAATAAGCCGGTCGCAGAACGTGTTACTGGTCTTAGTCTTGAAGATGGTACACCTATTGATCCTGCAAAAACATATACGGCTGTAGTTAACAACTTTATGGCTGCAGGTGGAGATAACTATAAAGTGCTGCTGGATGCTAAATCATCCCTGGCAGGTCCTATCGATCTGGATGTATTCTACCAGTACATCGTAGATACGTATAAAGGCGGTAGCATCGAAGCTAAAAATGAAGGACGCATCACAAACCTGGCTGCATCTACCGAGCCAACAGAAACACCTGTAACAACAGAAGTCATTTCTCGTGCTGAATTTGTAAGTGCTCTGGTCGACATGTTGAAACTTAACAAAGTAACCACAGCACCTGCATTCAAGGATGTTGCCGCTAATGCTGCATATGCAGATGCGATTGCTGAAGCTACGCATGCTGGATTTATTCAAGGGTATGGTGGAAACTTCTATCCTGATCGGGATATTACGCGTGAAGAAGCTGCTACCATTCTTGCTAAATTGGTAAAAGATCAAGCGACTGATAAAGACGCTGCTACGATTATTGCTAGTTTCGAAGATGGTAAATCGGTGTCTGCCTATGCAATTAAACCTATGGCAAAATTGATTGACAAAGGTATTTTTGCTGGAACAGATAAAAAATCACTTCAACCTAAACAAGGTCTTACTACTAACGATGCAAAAGCATTGATTGAAAAAGCTGTTGCAGCAAAAGCTTCATAA
- a CDS encoding VWA domain-containing protein: protein MRKIGILLICFLLWNATIPLSFGNVQASGSKIVPVVMVHGYNNNAEDWSGSDFKKWLVQNGYSSNHLFYVDYGEHSRNDVTGTAAQNIIDETIRSAISRSKALGNKDGEIDIVVHSMGGLITRWYLYDQKDEKLFDSIRKVVFIGTPNRGSQVAFYNRVSDMFDDPSDYFGSLEDSSNPDAQDIKRYTELYAEYIDFTFQNRKALKTYEEWLYDTHTEVIARIKGLEKTGANPYKQIGTKPLDSGYAYRYSKGFAEYVKLMYGRMLTKNQLLEIETYDVYTDKTAYPESSNIDEGTGTIEYIKGKKQSSTAKNIVQDRLMSESFSIFTQLNKKGQKERDVITANLFLDTLNRSEAAYRYERVRSGKTVPQYITIATKTDHWGTWLPNLDYIVVEAFMDNQRWGLWNYTLDSVIHHDSVVPIGNVHLPHVLTDRHVYNANLDILHSDQRDAVGLLSAQMLHPLTGYNDDAKLMTVSEGQPSVMDAPLIVVSADDTLRGQKVQIKVRSNSYGALGAYVLGRDKEGVVRHISLFNRCSTCTVFSANVELDFQQYEDYVILNPDSDDTSMSNDLFNDHLRYTVEYSGQADEKSKDVDLTLIRDEINNGIRSITVKATDPITGEPLKDLITDDFDVDNGLKYYVNRKQWAAISRDGSLAVVLDYSSSMDGLPLAQSKQGAEQFVMNLPKDINLGVYGFADTTKQLIDFTSDHEAASHSVYANFTGGTAIYDTIERVVADLSEEPGEKSILLMTDGADESSSTTLESAVATAAAHHVAIHVVGLGDVDIPVLTEIANRTGGLLFFTADPGQLAAIYETIADSQSLTYDIVMPSDSQSKQQGLNITLGGDKHSMLSLGGSEDGLLNIAKDEGPASSLQQIGGRLTLGWWK, encoded by the coding sequence TTGAGGAAAATAGGCATTTTGTTAATATGTTTTCTGCTATGGAACGCAACCATACCTTTGTCGTTCGGAAATGTACAGGCATCAGGTAGTAAAATCGTGCCGGTAGTCATGGTACATGGCTACAATAACAACGCAGAGGACTGGTCGGGATCGGATTTTAAAAAGTGGCTCGTTCAAAACGGTTATTCCAGCAACCATCTCTTTTATGTGGATTATGGGGAACACAGTCGCAATGATGTTACGGGCACAGCTGCGCAGAACATCATTGATGAGACTATAAGGAGTGCAATTAGCAGAAGTAAGGCGCTTGGCAACAAGGACGGCGAAATCGATATTGTCGTACATAGTATGGGCGGGTTGATTACAAGGTGGTACTTGTATGACCAGAAGGATGAAAAGCTGTTCGATAGCATTCGCAAGGTCGTTTTCATCGGCACGCCGAATCGCGGTTCTCAAGTTGCTTTCTACAATCGTGTATCCGATATGTTTGATGATCCGTCTGACTATTTCGGTAGCCTGGAGGATTCTAGCAATCCGGATGCACAAGATATCAAGAGGTATACGGAACTGTACGCGGAATACATAGACTTCACCTTTCAGAACCGGAAAGCGCTGAAGACATACGAAGAATGGCTTTACGATACCCATACCGAGGTCATAGCAAGAATCAAAGGACTTGAGAAAACAGGCGCAAATCCGTATAAGCAGATTGGTACGAAACCTCTGGATAGCGGGTATGCATATCGGTATTCAAAAGGGTTCGCTGAATATGTCAAATTGATGTATGGGCGTATGCTAACGAAGAATCAACTGTTAGAGATAGAAACTTATGACGTCTATACTGATAAGACGGCTTATCCGGAATCAAGTAATATTGATGAAGGTACTGGGACGATTGAGTATATAAAAGGAAAAAAACAAAGCAGTACTGCAAAAAATATTGTACAGGACCGATTGATGTCGGAATCCTTCTCGATTTTTACCCAACTCAACAAAAAAGGCCAGAAGGAACGAGATGTTATTACGGCCAATCTGTTCTTGGATACCTTGAATCGAAGCGAGGCGGCCTATCGGTATGAGCGGGTACGGTCGGGCAAGACAGTGCCTCAGTATATTACAATAGCGACTAAGACGGATCATTGGGGGACGTGGTTACCGAATCTGGACTACATTGTTGTGGAGGCGTTCATGGACAATCAGCGCTGGGGTTTATGGAATTATACGCTCGACAGTGTAATCCATCATGATAGTGTGGTACCAATAGGTAATGTACATCTGCCACACGTGCTGACAGATCGGCATGTGTATAATGCAAATTTGGATATCCTACACAGCGATCAACGGGATGCGGTTGGGCTACTGTCTGCTCAAATGCTCCATCCGTTGACGGGTTATAATGACGATGCCAAATTGATGACGGTTAGTGAAGGCCAGCCTAGTGTGATGGATGCCCCGCTGATAGTCGTCTCTGCGGATGATACGTTACGAGGCCAGAAGGTGCAGATCAAAGTCAGGAGCAATAGCTATGGTGCACTGGGTGCCTACGTGTTGGGAAGAGACAAGGAGGGAGTGGTACGTCATATTAGTCTGTTCAACAGATGCAGTACATGTACTGTGTTTTCTGCAAATGTTGAATTGGACTTTCAGCAATATGAGGATTACGTCATTCTCAATCCCGATAGCGATGATACATCTATGAGCAATGATCTATTTAATGACCACCTCCGTTATACGGTGGAGTACTCAGGGCAAGCAGATGAGAAGAGTAAGGACGTGGACTTGACCTTGATTCGCGACGAAATAAATAATGGCATTCGCAGCATTACTGTTAAGGCAACAGACCCTATAACTGGGGAGCCACTGAAGGATCTGATTACGGATGATTTTGATGTTGACAATGGATTGAAATATTACGTGAATCGTAAGCAGTGGGCTGCGATTAGCAGGGATGGTAGCCTTGCAGTCGTTTTGGATTATTCTAGCAGTATGGATGGATTGCCCCTTGCCCAGTCGAAGCAGGGAGCAGAGCAATTTGTGATGAACTTGCCCAAAGACATCAATTTAGGTGTTTATGGATTTGCAGATACAACAAAGCAGCTCATTGATTTTACGTCGGACCATGAAGCGGCAAGCCACTCGGTATATGCCAACTTCACCGGAGGCACTGCCATTTACGATACGATTGAACGTGTTGTAGCTGATTTGTCCGAAGAACCCGGTGAGAAGTCAATACTGCTCATGACTGACGGCGCGGACGAGAGCAGTAGCACGACATTGGAATCTGCCGTTGCAACGGCAGCGGCTCATCATGTCGCTATTCATGTTGTCGGCTTAGGCGATGTGGATATTCCGGTACTTACTGAAATTGCTAATCGGACGGGAGGATTACTCTTTTTTACAGCTGATCCGGGACAGTTAGCTGCAATTTATGAGACAATCGCTGATTCCCAGTCATTGACCTACGATATTGTCATGCCTAGCGATAGCCAGTCGAAGCAGCAAGGACTGAACATTACGCTCGGCGGCGATAAGCACAGCATGCTCAGCCTAGGAGGATCAGAGGATGGCTTGCTGAATATTGCGAAAGATGAGGGGCCTGCGAGCAGTTTGCAACAAATAGGGGGGAGGTTGACACTGGGATGGTGGAAGTAA
- a CDS encoding zinc ribbon domain-containing protein has product MMSFLNKMKSGMNQVKDKAAQTVEITRLSSQISSIHKERASQLEKLGEIVHQANQRGRMQESIEQIQQHSNAITQVELEIESLEAQLLRVKGGKQCNCGAVIPAESRFCNTCGSEFKAEYVVSEPAQVEAEQQTNTFCTGCGLQLESDSVFCTSCGAKTE; this is encoded by the coding sequence ATGATGAGCTTCTTGAATAAAATGAAATCAGGTATGAATCAGGTAAAAGATAAAGCTGCACAAACGGTAGAAATTACCCGCTTAAGCTCACAAATTTCAAGCATTCACAAAGAGAGAGCTTCCCAGCTGGAGAAGCTTGGGGAGATTGTTCATCAAGCAAATCAAAGAGGAAGGATGCAGGAATCAATAGAGCAAATTCAGCAGCATTCTAATGCTATCACACAGGTGGAGTTAGAGATTGAATCGTTGGAAGCGCAGTTACTTAGAGTCAAAGGGGGGAAACAGTGTAACTGTGGTGCTGTAATCCCCGCAGAATCAAGGTTTTGCAATACTTGCGGCAGTGAATTTAAAGCAGAATACGTTGTATCTGAACCAGCTCAGGTTGAAGCAGAGCAGCAAACGAATACCTTTTGCACCGGCTGCGGTTTGCAGCTAGAGAGCGATTCCGTATTCTGTACCTCTTGCGGAGCGAAGACAGAATAA
- a CDS encoding DUF4878 domain-containing protein, with the protein MYCGQCGNKLQEHARQCDNCGKLVRKSAEVKITTINFKKWGIIVVAAILVLIFIPKMFSIGGDMSSPKGTVAGFIKAFQKQDVDKMYKFFVPDKDINQSDLAFFKDQLKEMIKEQSNQVKDYKILDVEIEGKEATVDYMIKFQRGDEVKTTEDSFDLINVGSKWYINDSFSNF; encoded by the coding sequence ATGTACTGCGGACAATGTGGAAACAAACTTCAAGAACATGCGAGGCAATGCGACAACTGCGGCAAACTGGTTAGGAAATCAGCTGAGGTTAAGATAACAACAATTAATTTTAAAAAATGGGGTATAATCGTCGTTGCTGCTATTTTGGTCCTCATCTTTATTCCAAAAATGTTCAGCATTGGAGGGGATATGTCCAGTCCTAAGGGAACGGTAGCAGGATTTATTAAAGCTTTCCAAAAACAGGATGTCGACAAGATGTACAAGTTCTTTGTTCCGGATAAAGATATCAACCAGTCTGATCTGGCTTTTTTTAAAGATCAATTGAAAGAAATGATCAAGGAGCAATCCAACCAGGTCAAGGATTATAAAATCCTTGATGTGGAAATCGAGGGAAAAGAAGCGACGGTTGACTATATGATTAAGTTTCAGCGTGGGGACGAAGTGAAAACGACAGAGGACTCTTTTGATTTAATAAATGTAGGAAGTAAGTGGTACATTAATGACAGTTTTTCTAACTTTTAA
- a CDS encoding zinc ribbon domain-containing protein codes for MITSSSEPKLDQAATKQVENMSIKSTDNLIPSIVSESSPVFRKGKLRTRIIWVVSLFLFAVLLLGGYQLGSYWTSDGRLISQFEKSIQSQDYKAVASMFTSDEEKLVINEQTVKGYVDYLKGNKDLVSDVVKDLRKQAFALKSGGETDSNISHEVLLQQEGKTALIFKEYKLRIIPVHINITTNYKDTIIRINGEEAAVTDKASFDQTFGPYFPGTFELETVLRTDWIDLERKEMATVMSGWQDYIANMELDGTEVTINTGYYDVSTLKGDLLVNGTSTGLNPYEKQTFGPVPTDGTVKLSIDTELPWGKMRTEEVPVESSVVLINIGDFQDTAFENEMIEQIVQFNRDEVEAMATGNLALLGSVTDRILSYEQTIVDQNRQSTTPHRVTYLSSTFDLDSFVIYQIDGVWQVRVQTTGKYNYEYKEGGEWGGGVENSQGRYFTLIYDENRKQWLMDAVDIFYDGGEFSDNLKEFVEQKAVAHEAAVQSTSKQADLPSLEMFIHDYLTSYVNAINSRDFSLVSVLLDTAGPAYKESEKYISYLEKKGITEEILNVEGVSFRVLDETSVEVRTNETFNIIDKDGNLKEKSYVSTYKLVSHNGNWKVHTLIETKEI; via the coding sequence GTGATAACTTCTTCGTCGGAACCGAAGCTTGACCAGGCAGCAACCAAACAAGTGGAGAATATGTCAATCAAATCCACGGATAATCTTATCCCGTCAATTGTATCAGAGTCCAGTCCCGTATTCCGTAAAGGAAAGCTGCGTACAAGAATCATTTGGGTAGTATCCCTGTTTCTATTTGCAGTATTGCTATTAGGGGGTTACCAACTTGGAAGCTACTGGACATCGGATGGAAGGCTAATTAGCCAATTCGAGAAATCGATCCAATCACAAGATTATAAAGCAGTAGCATCTATGTTTACTTCCGATGAAGAGAAACTGGTTATTAACGAGCAGACTGTTAAGGGTTATGTAGATTACTTGAAGGGAAATAAGGACCTAGTAAGCGATGTAGTAAAAGATTTAAGGAAGCAAGCTTTCGCTCTTAAGAGCGGCGGCGAAACGGACAGCAACATCAGTCATGAAGTACTGCTTCAGCAAGAGGGGAAGACTGCACTTATTTTCAAAGAATATAAGCTTCGTATCATACCCGTACATATCAATATTACAACTAATTATAAAGACACGATTATTAGAATCAATGGTGAAGAAGCTGCTGTTACAGATAAAGCTAGTTTTGATCAAACCTTCGGCCCATACTTCCCTGGCACATTCGAGCTTGAAACGGTGCTGCGTACAGATTGGATCGATCTGGAGCGAAAAGAAATGGCGACAGTTATGAGTGGATGGCAGGATTATATCGCAAACATGGAGCTGGACGGCACAGAGGTTACAATCAATACCGGCTATTACGATGTATCGACTCTTAAGGGAGACCTTCTTGTGAACGGCACTTCAACGGGCTTAAATCCATATGAAAAACAGACCTTCGGACCAGTTCCTACAGACGGCACTGTGAAACTATCAATTGATACGGAGCTACCATGGGGAAAAATGCGAACGGAAGAAGTACCAGTCGAGAGTAGCGTTGTGTTAATTAACATAGGAGATTTTCAAGATACTGCTTTCGAGAATGAAATGATCGAGCAAATCGTACAGTTTAATCGTGATGAGGTAGAAGCTATGGCGACAGGTAATTTGGCCTTGCTGGGCTCGGTAACGGATAGGATATTAAGCTATGAACAGACGATCGTGGATCAAAACAGGCAGAGCACAACACCGCATCGAGTGACCTATTTAAGCTCGACATTTGATCTGGATTCCTTTGTTATCTATCAGATTGATGGAGTATGGCAAGTAAGAGTACAAACGACAGGCAAGTACAACTATGAGTACAAAGAAGGGGGAGAATGGGGAGGTGGTGTTGAAAATTCGCAAGGCAGATATTTCACGCTAATCTATGATGAGAATCGGAAACAGTGGCTGATGGATGCTGTAGATATCTTCTACGATGGTGGAGAGTTCAGCGACAACCTCAAGGAGTTCGTTGAGCAAAAGGCGGTTGCGCATGAAGCCGCGGTACAAAGTACGTCGAAGCAGGCAGACCTGCCGTCTTTGGAAATGTTTATACATGACTATCTGACATCATACGTAAATGCTATCAACAGCAGAGATTTCAGTCTAGTATCGGTACTATTGGATACAGCAGGTCCTGCATACAAGGAGTCGGAGAAATATATCTCCTATTTGGAGAAGAAGGGCATTACAGAAGAGATTCTGAATGTAGAAGGCGTTTCTTTCCGTGTATTAGATGAAACAAGCGTTGAGGTCAGGACCAATGAGACCTTTAACATTATAGATAAGGACGGCAATCTGAAGGAAAAAAGCTACGTGAGTACATATAAACTTGTATCGCATAACGGTAATTGGAAGGTTCATACGCTGATTGAAACAAAAGAAATATAA